The genome window TTAAATTTAAAAGACGAACCGGCTATAATGTTTTTATTTTTTACGGCTGTTATGTTTTTTATTTCGTTTACCGCCAATCCGAAAAACTTGTCGTTATATACGCACACGACAATATATTTTAAGGGCGTTTTAATGTCTACGCTTCCGTTTGAAAGCAGGTAAAAATCATAAACCGGCACCATTCTGTTCCTGTATAGAATTATACCGAGATGAGCTGCTTTTTTTGAAAAAATACTAACCGGAGTTTTATATTTTATAATCTCGTTAATATTTAAAGCCGGAATGCCGTAAAAAGAACTTCCTGCAATAAACGTAAAATAAGAAACTTCTTTTTCGAGGTCAAAATAAGGAACGGGCTGAACGCTTTCCGCCTGCATTTGAAAATTGGGCGTCTGCTGAATTGCGGCTGAGTTTAAATCTAATCCTTTTTTTTCTAAGTTATCCGCAACGGGCGCGGATACTATGCGTATATCGTAGGTTTCGCTTTCAGGCGGAGGATTTAACGCTGGAAATTCCGACTCGACGGTGAGTATTCTGTCTACGGGATAGGATAATATCTGAGCCGTCTGCTTTTCAGCATCGACGTTTTCGCCGCTTTTTTTATCTAAAAGGTCGTCTATCCACGGAGTAACTATGTCCGAACCTGCGGCTTTAGCGAATTTTAAATCAAATAAATTATAAGTATTATTCATATTTTGCCTTCCTCCCCCGATTCGACGGAACTGTTAAAACCGTCTATTATTTCTCTCGCTACGTTAATATAGTCCATAGCGCCTCTTGCATGCACGTCTATATAAGTAAGCGGTTTTCTGAGCATGCTTGCGTCTTTAAATCTGGTATCGATATTAATTATACTATGAAAATGAGTATTTTTATATTTATTTTTAAAATATTCAAGAGATTTCAAAGATGAATTCGTCCTTTTATCGAACATAGTAATTAAAAGCCTGTAAGAACATTTATAGTCGAGAGCCTTTTCTATTTTATCTATCGTAGAAA of Candidatus Acidulodesulfobacterium acidiphilum contains these proteins:
- a CDS encoding chemotaxis protein CheW, translated to MNNTYNLFDLKFAKAAGSDIVTPWIDDLLDKKSGENVDAEKQTAQILSYPVDRILTVESEFPALNPPPESETYDIRIVSAPVADNLEKKGLDLNSAAIQQTPNFQMQAESVQPVPYFDLEKEVSYFTFIAGSSFYGIPALNINEIIKYKTPVSIFSKKAAHLGIILYRNRMVPVYDFYLLSNGSVDIKTPLKYIVVCVYNDKFFGLAVNEIKNITAVKNKNIIAGSSFKFKNVNGITSGVFEDGEGKFYSVIDLKNVYNYLIS